The following coding sequences are from one Triticum aestivum cultivar Chinese Spring chromosome 5A, IWGSC CS RefSeq v2.1, whole genome shotgun sequence window:
- the LOC123105603 gene encoding E3 ubiquitin-protein ligase SIRP1 produces the protein MEEGQESRYWCHSCAEVIVPVEPEKKCPDCDGGFVEEMGSEGFEPSTNVRSERNLSLWAPLLLGMMGGSSRRSRPQRDMMDSSSDEDSRQARIRSALRDTDDEDEDDDDDDSDRELEDMIRRRRRRGSSLVRLLQTLRDDLRGLDGIGRDRVRDRDSERDRERERERRDRERRERERARRERERARERDRGGERTESLILINSNNEAIILQGTFGPSGNQENSSNTSTGVSLGDYFLGPGLDMLLQRLADSDLNRSGTPPAKKESVAALPTVNIQEVLGCTVCLEEFEMGTEAKEMPCQHKFHSNCILPWLELHSSCPICRFQLPTEESKNPCESGSGGGTVSADGDHAESSNSDIEGANHDGGSLLDESSINDRDVTSALNAIFGDGSSSSSSDENGPCASES, from the coding sequence ATGGAAGAAGGTCAGGAAAGCAGGTACTGGTGCCACAGCTGCGCTGAGGTGATTGTTCCTGTGGAGCCGGAGAAGAAGTGCCCGGACTGTGATGGCGGGTTTGTGGAAGAGATGGGGTCTGAGGGCTTTGAGCCGTCCACAAACGTGAGGTCTGAGCGGAACCTCTCGCTCTGGGCCCCGCTGCTGCTTGGGATGATGGGTGGTTCATCGCGGCGGTCGAGGCCCCAGAGGGATATGATGGATTCTTCTTCTGATGAGGACTCACGCCAAGCAAGGATCAGGAGTGCGCTGAGGGAtactgatgatgaggatgaagatgatgatgatgatgattctgACCGTGAGCTTGAAGACATGATTAGGAGGCGAAGGAGGAGGGGCTCGTCGCTTGTCAGGCTGCTCCAGACCCTCCGTGATGACTTAAGGGGCTTGGATGGCATTGGCAGGGACAGGGTCAGGGACAGGGACAGCGAGAGAGACCGGGAGAGGGAAAGGGAACGAAGGGACAGGGagagaagggagagggagagggctagaagagagagggagagagcaagGGAGAGAGACCGAGGGGGAGAAAGGACAGAGAGCTTAATACTGATCAACTCCAACAATGAGGCCATTATTCTCCAAGGAACATTTGGACCTAGTGGCAACCAAGAGAACTCAAGCAACACAAGTACTGGCGTTTCACTTGGAGACTACTTTCTTGGTCCTGGCCTGGATATGCTCTTGCAGCGTTTGGCAGACAGTGACCTGAATCGTTCTGGGACCCCGCCTGCCAAAAAGGAATCTGTGGCAGCATTGCCAACTGTGAACATCCAGGAAGTATTGGGCTGTACAGTCTGTCTTGAGGAGTTTGAAATGGGGACGGAGGCGAAGGAGATGCCTTGCCAACACAAGTTTCACTCCAATTGCATCCTTCCATGGCTGGAGCTCCACAGTTCTTGCCCAATTTGTCGATTTCAGTTGCCTACCGAGGAGTCAAAGAACCCATGTGAATCAGGCAGTGGTGGTGGGACAGTGAGTGCTGATGGAGATCATGCTGAGTCAAGTAATAGTGATATAGAAGGTGCTAACCATGATGGAGGCAGTCTGCTTGATGAAAGTTCAATAAATGATAGAGATGTGACGTCTGCGTTGAACGCGATCTTCGGAGATggatcctcatcatcctcatctgATGAAAATGGTCCATGTGCTTCTGAGAGCTGA